In Elephas maximus indicus isolate mEleMax1 chromosome 7, mEleMax1 primary haplotype, whole genome shotgun sequence, the following proteins share a genomic window:
- the LOC126080168 gene encoding olfactory receptor 4A5-like yields MGHSNNVTEFVLLGLTQDPEGQKVLFIIFLLIYIVTMVGNLLIVMTITVSPSLYSPMYFFLAYLSLMDAIYSTAISPKMILDLLCGKKTISFPACMGQLFIEHLFGGAEVFLLVAMAYDCYVAICKPLHYLTIMNRQVCILLLVVAWIGSFLHSVVQLLFMYSLPFCGPNVIDHFICDMYPLLELACTDTYFIGLTVVANGGAICMVIFILLLISYGVILRSLKTQSQEGRRKALSTCSSHITVVVLFFVPSIFMYVRPVSNFPVDKSVTVLYTVTTLMLNPLIYTLRNSEMKNAMEKIWGTKLTTGRIRTCVHSENTLANSKATHRQ; encoded by the coding sequence ATGGGACACAGTAACAATGTAACAGAATTTGTCCTCCTGGGACTCACTCAGGATCCTGAGGGCCAAAAAGTGTTATTTATCATCTTTTTGCTCATCTACATTGTCACGATGGTGGGAAACCTGCTCATTGTCATGACCATTACTGTCAGCCCCTCCCTGTactcccccatgtacttctttcttgccTATCTGTCACTCATGGATGCTATTTATTCCACTGCCATTTCCCCCAAAATGATTCTAGACTTACTCTGTGGTAAAAAGACTATTTCTTTCCCAGCTTGCATGGGCCAACTCTTTATAGAGCACTTATTTGGTGGTgctgaggtctttcttctggtggcaatggcctatgactgctatgtggccatctgtaagccaCTGCACTACTTGACCATCATGAATCGACAGGTttgcattctgttgctggtggtgGCCTGGATTGGAAGTTTTTTGCACTCTGTGGTTCAACTTCTGTTTATGTACAGCCTCCCATTCTGTGGCCCTAATGTTATTGATCACTTCATCTGCGACATGTACCCATTATTGGAACTTGCTTGCACCGACACCTATTTTATAGGCCTCACTGTTGTTGCCAATGGTGGAGCCATCTGTATGGTAATTTTTATCCTCCTACTAATCTCCTATGGGGTCATCCTAAGATCCCTGAAGACTCAGAGTCAGGAAGGGAGACGCAAAGCCCTGTCTACCTGCAGCTCCCACATCACAGTGGTTGTCCTCTTCTTTGTTCCCTCTATTTTCATGTATGTTAgacctgtttccaactttcctgtTGACAAATCCGTGACTGTGCTGTATACAGTTACCACTCTCATGTTGAATCCTCTGATATAcaccttgagaaattctgagatgAAAAATGCTATGGAAAAAATCTGGGGCACAAAGTTAACCACAGGTAGAATAAGAACATGTGTCCACAGTGAAAATACCTTAGCTAACTCTAAAGCAACACATAGGCAATAA